Proteins found in one Gimesia chilikensis genomic segment:
- a CDS encoding DUF1549 domain-containing protein codes for MTLLTVSVANAADVSPEMMKFFENEVRPLLAEHCWSCHGEKELKGDLRLDTRGHILLGGESGTSMVPGKPEKSLLIEAVRYESYEMPPAGKLPEKQIKILEKWVALGAPWPGAYDTVPLRKEQGPRFTAEDRDWWAIQPLQAVTVPDATGDGSKNEIDRFILARLKQQGLTPAPEADRESLIRRVYFDLHGLPPTPQEVEEFVQDQRPDAYERLVDRLLASPRYGERWARHWLDVVRYADSDGYRADGYRSNAWRYRDYVIRSLNEDKPYSQFVQEQLAGDELFPGDVDAQIATGFLTHGIYEWNSRDVAGQWDIMLNELTDTVGDVFLGVGMQCARCHDHKFDPVLQKDYFQLRAFFEPILIETAQKVGTPEQLEQYRSELSAWEQATKAIREELAELEEPYREKARAVIISFPPDIQAMIHKPEEKRSPREQQLVELAWRQVEHNYRNLDKQLKGETKEKILALRRKLAKFDQLKPEPLPLAQQVRDVGAQAPLTRIPKKRTECEPGFLAILETPTDGYYGSPQQGTTSRRTALARWLTQDSNPLSTRVIVNRIWQYHFGKGLAPHSSDLGRLGGPPSHPELLDWLTQRFLNGGWRFKSLHRLIVTSATYRQSTQHPQEASMFALDPANKYYWSAETRRLDAEQIRDSILAVTGQLDLKAGGPGVTPSVPRRSIYLRMMRNSRDPLLQVFDMPRFFTSVSARDTTTSPVQSLQLFNSQQMLRFADQLAQRAEQEAAAVPSADQEELALRRAWQIAFGRPVTSGELSQAREFLDRETRLLSEQKPAVDLQQFETATMPYRNGQSVVFHADKPSSFYVADNRRLTPNDFTIEAYFQIKSIYDSGAVRTIVSKWSGKVSEPGWLFGVTGRGSRRKPQTLVFRTYGKKRNGKMGDEIVFSDQHIEFNTPYYAAVSFHVTGERAGSIDFFLKDLSNDDEQLGKITKQHQTVEVHDNRLALAIGRMVQNKNSLFDGLIDEVRLSSAALDVPSLLYTQESITEQTLGYWRFDPVPGMFEDSSSHQYDITRDDRPTAASDPRRAAFADLCHILLNSNEFLYVD; via the coding sequence ATGACTCTGCTGACGGTGTCTGTGGCGAACGCCGCTGATGTCTCGCCGGAAATGATGAAGTTCTTCGAGAACGAAGTCCGTCCGCTGCTGGCGGAACATTGCTGGTCTTGCCATGGAGAGAAGGAGCTGAAGGGGGACCTGCGACTCGACACACGCGGCCACATCCTGCTGGGGGGCGAGTCGGGCACTTCTATGGTTCCCGGGAAGCCTGAGAAAAGTCTGCTGATTGAGGCGGTGCGTTATGAATCGTACGAGATGCCTCCCGCGGGGAAACTACCTGAGAAGCAGATCAAGATTCTCGAAAAATGGGTGGCGCTGGGTGCGCCCTGGCCCGGGGCCTACGATACGGTTCCGCTACGCAAAGAGCAGGGGCCCCGGTTTACCGCTGAAGACCGTGACTGGTGGGCGATTCAGCCTCTGCAGGCTGTGACAGTCCCTGACGCGACCGGCGATGGGAGCAAAAACGAAATCGACCGCTTTATCCTCGCCCGTTTAAAACAGCAGGGGTTGACGCCGGCACCGGAGGCTGACCGGGAGTCTTTAATCAGGCGAGTCTATTTCGATCTGCACGGCCTGCCTCCCACGCCACAGGAAGTTGAGGAGTTTGTGCAGGACCAGCGGCCTGATGCCTACGAGCGGCTGGTCGATCGTCTGCTGGCCAGTCCCCGTTACGGCGAACGCTGGGCCCGGCACTGGCTCGATGTGGTCCGCTACGCGGATTCCGATGGCTACCGGGCCGACGGTTATCGTTCGAACGCCTGGCGCTATCGCGATTATGTGATCCGGTCGCTGAATGAGGATAAGCCTTACAGTCAGTTCGTGCAGGAACAGCTGGCGGGAGACGAGCTTTTTCCTGGTGACGTCGACGCCCAGATCGCCACGGGCTTTCTGACGCATGGGATTTATGAGTGGAACAGCCGTGATGTCGCCGGTCAGTGGGATATCATGTTGAACGAATTGACGGACACGGTCGGCGATGTCTTCCTCGGCGTGGGGATGCAATGTGCCCGCTGTCACGATCACAAGTTTGATCCTGTACTGCAGAAGGACTATTTCCAGTTACGCGCCTTCTTCGAACCGATTCTGATTGAGACCGCCCAGAAAGTGGGCACGCCGGAACAACTGGAACAATACCGCAGTGAATTGAGTGCCTGGGAGCAGGCGACCAAAGCGATTCGCGAGGAGCTCGCGGAACTGGAAGAACCGTATCGGGAGAAAGCCCGGGCCGTCATCATCTCCTTTCCGCCTGATATCCAGGCGATGATTCACAAACCGGAAGAGAAACGATCTCCGCGGGAACAGCAGCTGGTCGAGCTGGCATGGCGACAGGTAGAGCACAACTACCGGAATCTCGACAAACAGCTCAAGGGCGAAACGAAAGAAAAGATTCTGGCATTGAGGCGTAAGCTGGCGAAGTTCGATCAACTGAAGCCGGAACCGTTGCCGCTGGCACAGCAGGTCCGGGATGTCGGGGCGCAGGCACCTCTGACCAGGATCCCCAAGAAACGGACCGAATGCGAGCCCGGTTTCCTGGCGATTCTGGAGACACCGACGGACGGATATTATGGTTCGCCACAACAGGGGACCACCAGTCGCAGGACCGCGCTGGCCCGCTGGCTCACGCAGGACAGTAATCCGCTGTCGACGCGGGTGATCGTCAATCGCATCTGGCAATATCACTTTGGCAAAGGGCTGGCGCCGCACAGCAGCGATCTTGGTCGACTGGGGGGGCCGCCTTCGCATCCCGAATTGCTGGACTGGCTGACGCAGCGGTTTTTGAATGGAGGCTGGCGGTTCAAGAGTCTGCATCGTCTGATCGTCACTTCAGCCACCTATCGACAATCGACTCAGCATCCTCAGGAAGCTTCGATGTTCGCCCTCGATCCTGCCAACAAATATTACTGGAGCGCTGAGACACGCCGCCTGGATGCAGAACAGATTCGCGATTCGATCCTGGCGGTGACCGGCCAGCTGGATCTCAAGGCCGGCGGACCCGGTGTGACCCCCAGCGTTCCCCGGCGGTCTATCTATTTGCGGATGATGCGCAACAGCCGAGATCCGTTGTTGCAGGTGTTCGACATGCCCCGGTTCTTCACCAGCGTGTCAGCCCGCGATACGACGACCTCTCCCGTGCAGTCACTGCAGCTGTTCAACAGCCAGCAGATGCTGCGATTCGCCGATCAGCTTGCGCAACGAGCCGAGCAGGAAGCGGCTGCTGTTCCCTCAGCCGATCAGGAAGAGTTGGCTCTGAGGCGCGCGTGGCAAATCGCCTTCGGGAGACCGGTGACCTCGGGTGAACTGTCACAGGCCAGGGAGTTTCTCGATCGTGAAACCAGACTGCTGTCGGAACAGAAACCGGCCGTCGATCTGCAGCAGTTCGAAACCGCGACGATGCCTTACCGCAACGGGCAGTCGGTGGTGTTTCACGCCGATAAACCCTCTTCGTTCTACGTCGCCGATAACCGGCGGCTGACGCCGAATGATTTTACCATTGAAGCCTACTTTCAGATTAAGTCGATCTATGACTCCGGAGCGGTGCGGACGATCGTTTCGAAGTGGAGCGGCAAGGTATCTGAACCGGGCTGGCTGTTTGGCGTGACGGGCCGCGGTTCACGCCGCAAGCCGCAAACGCTGGTCTTTCGGACTTATGGTAAGAAGCGGAACGGAAAGATGGGCGACGAGATTGTCTTTTCGGATCAGCATATTGAATTCAATACGCCCTACTATGCAGCGGTCAGTTTTCACGTGACGGGCGAACGGGCCGGCTCAATCGACTTCTTCCTGAAGGACCTCTCGAACGACGATGAGCAGCTGGGGAAGATTACGAAACAGCACCAGACTGTCGAGGTGCACGACAATCGTCTGGCGCTGGCCATCGGTCGCATGGTCCAGAATAAAAACAGCCTGTTTGACGGGTTGATTGACGAGGTTCGCCTGTCATCGGCGGCGCTGGATGTTCCGTCCCTGCTGTATACGCAGGAATCCATTACTGAGCAGACGCTGGGGTACTGGAGGTTCGATCCCGTGCCGGGCATGTTTGAGGACAGTTCGTCCCATCAGTATGACATCACGCGCGATGACCGGCCGACAGCAGCCAGTGATCCCCGTCGTGCGGCGTTCGCTGATCTGTGTCACATTCTGTTGAACTCCAATGAATTTTTATACGTTGATTGA
- a CDS encoding glycerophosphodiester phosphodiesterase family protein, with protein sequence MRHSLYCVLAVCLTTLLSPPAWSFPSESDPGAAVDTLQQIVAHRGASSDRPENTLSALQRAIELKATAVEIDVRTSKDGTLFLLHDAKLDRTTDGTGVATELTMSQLKQLDAGSAFNKKYAGERIPTLGEALQICRGKINVLLDLKEQGTAYAKAVAKTVREQGDPRQTIVGVRSVEQAQLFRKLLPQAQQLGFIPDPASIDAFAQAGVEYIRLWPRWLDDKSLVPAIKRQGVKLHLNGSTGKPDEIIPLLKHKPASLLVDDVATLQATLKQLKASQKVSAKLNDLIEKTAGSPLVPGICGVDTTTFLNRDYRMLAVPKELVGQPRYLFDGGSGQRVELQFKKPTVVFAAFEYNNTGAWSFSQGRSPRDHGWRKLDNAAYRGTSNGTVKDKPHFASIFFCEFQPGQKLSGLPPWWLCLAIMDANAARQVPGFQEGTSGPITVPSTYSYEAEVTRARPLQVPEFQNKRQWAQWQETQRQAFQEQLVYPYQGKLTIKSVGAAVDRGTFRQREFAVDHDGQRIFRFFRLAPPSQPEKKLPTIVCFMGHGKVSQILAEPNSYQHACAAQFAEQGYLVYAMENVGMEPGSDRHHELDHLLRLDGYSWYGLLFAHQQILLQHVFADPQVNPAKVGATGVSTGGLLALSAAAFEPRIAATSVQGIFGSMRVSFIRDRQRHCHCGAIPGLLPAFDLPEMALLVAPRPLHISNAVSDGFSPAEAKRCIKLITPLYQQVGGKTPEFSAPPGHHEFAFQEALKFFTNTIGKPE encoded by the coding sequence ATGAGACACTCACTTTACTGCGTGCTGGCAGTCTGTCTGACGACGCTGCTTTCCCCCCCGGCCTGGAGCTTCCCGTCAGAATCGGATCCGGGAGCAGCCGTTGACACTCTTCAACAGATCGTGGCACATCGCGGCGCCAGCAGTGACCGGCCCGAGAACACCCTGTCCGCCTTGCAGCGGGCCATCGAGTTGAAAGCGACCGCCGTCGAGATTGATGTGCGGACCAGCAAAGATGGCACGCTCTTCCTGCTCCACGATGCCAAACTCGACCGCACCACGGACGGCACCGGAGTGGCCACCGAGCTAACCATGTCTCAGCTAAAACAGCTCGACGCCGGTTCTGCATTCAACAAAAAATACGCGGGCGAACGAATCCCCACCCTGGGCGAAGCCCTGCAGATCTGTCGCGGAAAAATCAACGTACTGCTGGATCTGAAGGAACAGGGCACCGCTTATGCCAAAGCGGTCGCGAAAACGGTACGCGAACAGGGTGATCCCCGGCAGACCATCGTCGGTGTCAGAAGCGTGGAACAGGCGCAGCTGTTTCGCAAACTGCTACCCCAGGCGCAGCAACTGGGCTTCATTCCTGATCCCGCATCCATCGATGCCTTCGCTCAGGCAGGCGTGGAATATATCCGTCTCTGGCCCCGCTGGCTCGACGATAAGTCACTCGTCCCCGCCATCAAACGTCAGGGAGTCAAACTCCATCTCAACGGTTCCACAGGCAAACCGGATGAAATCATCCCCCTGCTCAAACACAAACCCGCTTCGCTGCTCGTCGATGATGTCGCCACCCTGCAGGCCACGTTAAAGCAACTCAAAGCCAGCCAGAAAGTCTCTGCGAAGCTGAACGATCTGATTGAGAAAACCGCAGGCTCGCCACTCGTCCCCGGAATCTGCGGCGTGGATACGACCACATTTTTGAATCGCGATTACCGGATGCTCGCGGTACCCAAGGAACTTGTAGGACAGCCACGCTATCTGTTTGATGGCGGTAGCGGCCAGCGTGTCGAACTGCAGTTCAAAAAGCCAACCGTGGTCTTCGCGGCGTTCGAATACAACAACACCGGTGCCTGGTCATTTTCCCAGGGACGCTCCCCCCGCGACCATGGCTGGCGAAAGCTCGATAACGCAGCCTATCGGGGCACGAGCAATGGCACAGTGAAAGACAAACCTCACTTCGCTTCAATCTTTTTCTGCGAATTTCAGCCCGGCCAGAAACTCTCGGGTCTGCCTCCCTGGTGGTTATGCCTGGCGATTATGGACGCGAACGCCGCCCGTCAGGTTCCCGGTTTTCAGGAAGGCACCTCCGGGCCAATCACCGTGCCCTCCACTTACTCTTACGAGGCCGAAGTCACCCGCGCCCGTCCGCTGCAAGTACCCGAATTTCAAAACAAACGTCAATGGGCACAGTGGCAGGAGACGCAACGCCAGGCCTTCCAGGAACAGCTCGTCTATCCTTATCAGGGAAAGCTGACAATCAAATCAGTGGGGGCAGCCGTAGATCGAGGCACGTTCCGTCAACGGGAATTCGCCGTCGACCATGACGGCCAGCGGATCTTTCGCTTCTTCCGTCTCGCTCCTCCGTCTCAGCCGGAAAAAAAGCTGCCGACCATCGTCTGTTTCATGGGGCATGGCAAAGTCAGCCAGATCCTCGCCGAGCCGAACAGCTATCAGCATGCGTGTGCCGCTCAGTTTGCCGAACAGGGATACCTTGTCTATGCGATGGAGAACGTCGGCATGGAACCGGGCAGCGACCGGCATCATGAACTGGATCATCTGTTACGCCTGGATGGTTACAGCTGGTACGGCCTGCTGTTTGCTCACCAGCAGATCCTGCTGCAGCACGTGTTTGCGGACCCTCAGGTGAATCCGGCCAAAGTCGGTGCGACCGGTGTCTCAACAGGGGGACTGCTCGCGCTTTCCGCCGCTGCCTTTGAACCGCGAATCGCAGCCACTTCCGTCCAGGGAATCTTCGGCAGCATGCGCGTCTCTTTCATCCGCGACCGTCAGCGCCACTGTCACTGCGGCGCCATTCCCGGCCTGCTCCCCGCGTTCGACCTCCCCGAGATGGCTCTGCTGGTCGCCCCCCGTCCCCTGCATATCTCCAACGCGGTCTCCGACGGCTTCAGCCCCGCCGAAGCGAAACGCTGCATCAAGCTGATCACTCCCCTGTATCAACAGGTCGGCGGCAAAACACCCGAATTCAGCGCGCCCCCCGGACATCACGAATTCGCATTTCAGGAAGCATTAAAGTTTTTCACAAACACCATCGGCAAGCCGGAGTAG
- a CDS encoding sigma-70 family RNA polymerase sigma factor gives MEQKKQELQFTTLLTAHRRQLYAFIYSLLTDHTDAEDVYQRCSMILWDKFDQFDAECEFLPWAMGIAFYEVKNFLRVSSRDRHHFSEQLLNQLFERMQGSSAPNVQLSSLEKCLKSLRQKDLWLVQQVYWERRKCASVAEEMGMKINALYDRVGRIRGQLRDCVQRRVSEVEHA, from the coding sequence ATGGAACAGAAAAAACAGGAACTGCAGTTCACGACATTGCTGACGGCGCATCGTCGTCAGTTGTATGCGTTTATCTACTCGCTGCTGACCGATCATACGGATGCGGAAGATGTCTACCAGCGCTGCAGCATGATCCTGTGGGACAAGTTCGATCAATTTGACGCGGAATGCGAATTTCTGCCCTGGGCCATGGGCATCGCCTTTTATGAAGTGAAAAACTTCCTGCGTGTCTCGTCCCGTGATCGGCACCATTTCTCCGAACAGTTGCTCAACCAGCTCTTTGAGCGGATGCAAGGCAGCAGTGCTCCCAATGTGCAACTCTCATCGCTGGAGAAGTGTTTGAAGTCTCTGCGTCAGAAGGATCTGTGGCTGGTGCAGCAGGTTTACTGGGAACGACGAAAATGTGCGTCGGTGGCGGAAGAGATGGGAATGAAAATCAACGCCCTCTATGACCGGGTGGGCCGCATTCGCGGTCAGTTGAGAGACTGTGTGCAGAGACGTGTATCGGAGGTGGAACATGCCTGA
- a CDS encoding FecR family protein encodes MPEKDQRDDAEFRRLLHRLADGSLDQTETEQLESLLLDQPERQTQYLELVCLDASLMELGEISRSVPDYHISHPQEKKSVPWGVWMLTVCAVACLIVAAVLFVSTDNQRQQVVQQKDPAVEEETNQTANNQPPQEPFSQATLIAGHRAVFRGTRSPTLTGSRLRFAENYMLQDGMVKIRFASGAEVILQAPALFQVAHEEELVVNLGKCSVYAPDGAEGFKVSTPTSNVVDLGTRFSVTVAEDGASNVAVVDGEAEVSSLSDPRKKRLLKGETAYVGTDLNLMDGDREQSTQDYIDAIPDHLIAYESIPDEQGRAKSLASVSVQRAGVQRIYQADDFLLPVVNHYRPGSHAFGVVPADAPAEEYNRFGPMNLLFASGFINPGGEKAVHQGEFQLGRNGTPGMNLVFEQPVVNGPGPDLIIFDAQSIAHSLEGDVFHLYPQTDHPAARPMTVRKYDIDGHSEQAQIMTGCRLTQLSPDFADDGTPLPIVARSQLVHQVPSRLFAVGIDLDDMQIPPGGSITGLFLQDAQDDADRIDPVVIVGLPPVK; translated from the coding sequence ATGCCTGAAAAAGATCAACGGGACGACGCGGAATTTCGGCGGCTGTTACACCGGCTCGCCGATGGTTCGCTCGATCAGACGGAAACAGAACAGCTGGAGTCGTTGCTGCTGGATCAGCCGGAACGGCAGACACAGTACCTGGAACTGGTGTGTCTCGATGCTTCCCTGATGGAGTTGGGCGAAATCAGCAGAAGTGTTCCCGACTATCACATCAGTCATCCGCAAGAGAAGAAATCGGTCCCCTGGGGCGTTTGGATGCTGACGGTCTGTGCTGTGGCCTGCCTGATTGTGGCGGCAGTCCTCTTTGTTTCCACGGACAATCAGCGGCAGCAGGTAGTACAACAGAAAGACCCGGCAGTAGAGGAAGAAACAAATCAGACCGCGAATAACCAGCCGCCGCAGGAACCGTTTTCCCAGGCGACATTGATCGCAGGACATCGGGCCGTCTTTCGGGGAACGCGCTCTCCGACTCTGACGGGCAGTCGCCTGCGGTTCGCTGAGAACTATATGCTGCAGGACGGCATGGTCAAAATCCGCTTTGCCTCGGGAGCGGAAGTGATTCTCCAGGCCCCCGCACTGTTCCAGGTGGCACACGAAGAGGAACTGGTGGTGAACCTCGGCAAGTGCTCGGTCTATGCACCCGACGGAGCAGAAGGTTTTAAAGTCAGCACGCCGACCAGCAATGTGGTTGACCTGGGGACGCGTTTTTCCGTGACGGTTGCGGAAGACGGTGCCTCGAATGTGGCCGTCGTGGATGGGGAGGCGGAAGTCTCCTCGCTGAGCGATCCCCGCAAAAAGCGTCTGCTCAAAGGCGAGACCGCTTATGTGGGTACCGACCTGAATTTAATGGACGGCGACCGCGAGCAGTCGACTCAAGATTATATCGACGCCATTCCCGACCACCTGATTGCGTATGAGTCGATTCCGGACGAACAGGGGCGAGCGAAGTCGCTGGCGTCTGTCTCCGTGCAGCGGGCGGGAGTGCAGCGGATTTATCAGGCTGACGATTTCCTTCTGCCGGTCGTGAATCATTACCGGCCCGGCTCCCATGCGTTCGGGGTCGTTCCCGCCGACGCGCCCGCTGAGGAATATAACCGCTTCGGCCCGATGAATCTGTTGTTTGCTTCGGGTTTCATCAACCCGGGCGGAGAGAAAGCAGTGCACCAGGGCGAATTTCAACTGGGACGTAACGGCACCCCCGGTATGAACCTGGTTTTCGAACAACCGGTGGTGAATGGACCGGGGCCCGACCTGATTATTTTCGATGCCCAGTCGATCGCGCACTCACTGGAGGGGGACGTGTTCCATTTGTACCCGCAGACCGATCACCCGGCTGCCCGGCCGATGACGGTGCGAAAATATGATATCGACGGTCATTCCGAGCAGGCACAGATCATGACCGGCTGCCGTTTGACCCAGTTGAGTCCCGATTTCGCCGACGATGGAACGCCGCTGCCGATCGTGGCACGTTCACAACTGGTGCATCAGGTTCCTTCGCGGCTGTTTGCCGTCGGGATTGATTTGGATGACATGCAGATTCCGCCGGGCGGATCGATTACCGGACTGTTCCTGCAGGATGCCCAGGACGATGCCGACCGGATTGACCCGGTGGTCATTGTTGGACTTCCGCCTGTTAAATAA
- a CDS encoding alpha/beta hydrolase domain-containing protein, with protein sequence MNRLLQVFTITFVSWLLVGPLAAELTRFEILTREPFADGQKFGSVGEYERIKGRVYYELDPELPQNQNVVDLKLAPRNKAGRVELSADVLILAPKDLNKGNGALLYDVNNRGNLTALRMLNFAAGGNDPQTQKQAGDGFLMREGFTYVSSGWDGELLPGSSRLRLFPPVIQQPITGKVRCEIVPGKDTTRTVVNWANHGSYRPTAKGLQEATLTHRLLAGHPRVPIPRSEWKLHVTEVDSDSPAQLPKVELEYPAGLKKLQIYELIYEAQDPVVMGTGFTAARDLVSALKQGTGEGNPLLVEGKPVIERAHSFGVSQSGRFLREMMYWGFNEDEAGQRVFEGIIPHVSGSGMGSFNHRFAQPTRHAGQHDHHDYPPDRFPFAYAAQKDPLSGLTEGILTRAEASGTAPLVMHTQSSSEYWNRSGSLSHTDPLGTTDVALPENVRIYIIGGTQHGPSRFTTDKGDGQTAPNPADYKPFLRALLLSLDNWAKEGTAPPASVYPKISEGTLVSWTQNATGFPQIPDIRYPGVIQQPAYLDFGPRWQKQRIMDLQPPLPRGDYRVLVPRSGPDGNELGCLSAPEVAVPVATYASWRLRSENGPAANQLYSLSGSYIPFPLTKAEREQRGDPRASIEERYGTLEAYLEQLAAQCEAYEKAGYLLEADRERILQTQRERVAPLFAKIKAKAEPSEQGK encoded by the coding sequence ATGAATCGTTTACTGCAAGTCTTCACTATTACATTCGTCTCCTGGCTGCTTGTGGGACCGCTGGCTGCGGAGCTCACTCGCTTTGAAATTTTAACTCGCGAACCATTTGCCGACGGTCAGAAATTTGGGTCTGTCGGAGAGTACGAACGGATTAAGGGCCGCGTGTATTATGAACTCGATCCCGAGTTGCCACAGAATCAGAACGTTGTCGATCTGAAGCTGGCACCGCGTAACAAAGCGGGCCGCGTGGAACTGTCGGCGGATGTGCTCATCCTGGCGCCGAAGGATTTGAACAAAGGGAACGGGGCGCTGCTGTACGATGTCAATAACCGGGGCAACCTGACTGCCTTGCGGATGTTAAACTTCGCTGCGGGGGGGAACGATCCGCAAACGCAGAAACAGGCGGGTGACGGTTTTCTGATGAGAGAGGGCTTCACTTACGTTTCGAGCGGCTGGGACGGAGAACTGCTGCCGGGAAGCAGTCGTCTGAGGCTCTTTCCCCCGGTGATCCAGCAGCCGATTACTGGTAAGGTGCGTTGTGAAATCGTGCCGGGCAAGGATACCACGCGAACTGTGGTCAACTGGGCGAACCATGGTTCCTATCGTCCGACGGCCAAGGGGCTCCAGGAAGCGACGTTGACGCATCGTCTGCTGGCCGGTCATCCGCGGGTGCCGATTCCCCGTTCGGAGTGGAAGCTGCATGTCACGGAGGTCGACAGCGATTCGCCCGCGCAACTGCCGAAAGTGGAACTCGAGTATCCCGCCGGGCTGAAGAAGCTGCAGATCTACGAACTGATTTACGAAGCGCAGGATCCCGTCGTGATGGGTACCGGCTTCACTGCGGCACGCGATCTGGTTTCGGCTTTGAAACAGGGGACGGGCGAGGGGAATCCGTTACTGGTCGAAGGCAAGCCTGTGATCGAGCGGGCGCACTCCTTTGGTGTTTCGCAAAGCGGTCGTTTTTTACGCGAGATGATGTACTGGGGCTTCAATGAAGACGAAGCGGGGCAGAGGGTCTTTGAGGGGATCATTCCCCACGTCTCCGGATCCGGCATGGGATCGTTCAACCATCGTTTTGCCCAGCCCACCCGGCATGCGGGACAGCACGATCATCACGATTATCCGCCGGACCGTTTTCCGTTTGCTTATGCTGCCCAGAAAGATCCGCTGTCAGGTCTGACTGAGGGAATTCTAACCCGGGCCGAGGCCAGTGGTACTGCGCCCCTGGTGATGCATACGCAGTCTTCTTCGGAGTACTGGAACCGCAGCGGATCACTTTCGCATACCGATCCTCTGGGGACTACTGATGTCGCGCTGCCTGAGAATGTGCGGATCTATATCATCGGAGGGACGCAACATGGTCCGAGTCGATTCACGACTGATAAGGGGGATGGTCAGACGGCTCCCAATCCCGCCGATTACAAACCGTTCCTGCGCGCCTTGCTGCTCTCACTCGACAACTGGGCGAAAGAGGGAACCGCACCGCCGGCCAGCGTCTATCCGAAGATCAGTGAAGGGACGCTGGTGAGCTGGACTCAGAACGCCACCGGGTTTCCACAGATTCCCGACATTCGCTATCCGGGTGTCATTCAGCAACCTGCTTACCTGGATTTTGGTCCCCGCTGGCAGAAGCAGCGTATCATGGATCTCCAGCCCCCTTTGCCGCGAGGCGATTATCGAGTACTCGTTCCCCGATCCGGACCGGATGGGAATGAGCTGGGATGTCTGTCGGCTCCCGAAGTCGCGGTGCCGGTGGCCACTTATGCCAGCTGGCGATTACGTAGCGAGAACGGTCCTGCCGCCAACCAGCTTTACAGTCTGTCGGGTTCGTATATTCCCTTTCCACTGACGAAGGCAGAACGCGAACAACGGGGCGATCCCCGGGCGTCGATCGAAGAACGCTATGGCACCCTGGAAGCGTATCTCGAACAGCTGGCCGCACAATGCGAGGCTTATGAGAAAGCCGGCTATCTGCTGGAGGCAGACCGGGAGCGGATTCTGCAAACTCAGCGTGAGCGGGTGGCACCATTGTTTGCGAAAATCAAAGCGAAAGCAGAACCGTCCGAACAGGGCAAGTGA